In the Flagellimonas sp. MMG031 genome, one interval contains:
- a CDS encoding TonB-dependent receptor: MKFYSIIQKRAISGSSQQPRNNKRNHFKKFTIALALIGLGGTMSAQEEPIDSLEGEKVVLDEVLVQGVRATKEFPITFSDLDKVEIAPRNLGQDIPILMNFMPAVVTTSDAGAGIGYTSIRVRGSDATRVNVTINGIPYNDAESQGTFWVNMPDFASSTESLQLQRGVGTSTNGAGAFGASLNMLTDAFSEEAYARISSSVGSFNTLRSNVKFSTGLMNDHIEFSGRLSRITSDGYVDRASSELDGYFLQGVYNDDNTLVKALLFGGHEITYQAWNGITADQLVNDRTYNSAGEYTDDNGNIQYYENEVDNYKQDHFQLHWFETWNSAWNTHLAVHYTRGRGFFEQYREDDDFATYGLEPLTVNGELVETTDLIRRRWLDNDFYGTIFSATYNNENLELIMGGGYNEYKGDHFGEIIWAEFASNSEIRDRYYDDNSTKTDFNIYTKANYRLTDKWSLFGDLQYRGVTYQANGEDTGLVDDTFNFFNPKAGITFDLNRNNNFYFSYARANREPNRNDYENGSPKPEKLNDFELGWRYVSPSFQLNTNVYYMRYKDQLVLTGELNDVGAPLRSNVGDSYRLGLEIDANVRLSRTFQWRPNIALSDNRNIDFFFERDGELQNLGNTRIAYSPRLIAGNILSYQPNANLQVSLLSKFVGKQYMGNIDSENSVLDSYTQTDFNLQYTINMNSFVKSIELSGLVNNIFDADIVSNGYFFTFNDDFSNPGTVTTVEGAGYYPQAGINFLVGATINF, from the coding sequence ATGAAATTTTATTCAATTATTCAGAAAAGGGCCATTTCGGGCTCTTCGCAACAACCGCGGAACAACAAACGGAACCATTTCAAAAAGTTCACTATTGCCTTGGCTTTGATTGGCCTAGGTGGCACCATGAGTGCCCAAGAGGAGCCCATTGACAGCCTCGAGGGAGAAAAAGTAGTGCTCGATGAGGTGCTCGTTCAAGGTGTACGGGCCACTAAGGAGTTTCCGATTACCTTTTCCGATCTGGACAAGGTGGAAATTGCTCCCCGTAACCTTGGCCAGGACATTCCCATTCTCATGAACTTTATGCCGGCCGTGGTCACGACCTCCGATGCCGGGGCAGGGATAGGTTATACCAGTATCCGTGTTCGTGGTAGCGATGCCACCCGGGTAAACGTAACCATCAACGGAATTCCTTACAACGATGCCGAATCCCAAGGAACATTTTGGGTAAACATGCCCGATTTTGCATCGTCCACCGAAAGTTTGCAGCTGCAACGCGGAGTGGGGACTTCTACCAACGGTGCGGGAGCCTTTGGCGCGAGTTTGAATATGCTCACCGATGCTTTTTCCGAAGAGGCCTATGCCCGTATTTCTTCCTCCGTAGGAAGCTTCAACACCTTACGGAGCAACGTGAAATTCAGTACAGGGCTCATGAACGACCATATCGAGTTTTCAGGCCGATTGTCCAGAATTACTTCGGACGGCTATGTGGATAGGGCATCCTCAGAATTGGATGGCTATTTTTTACAAGGCGTCTACAATGATGATAATACCTTGGTGAAGGCCTTGCTTTTTGGAGGCCATGAAATCACCTATCAGGCATGGAACGGAATTACCGCCGATCAGTTGGTGAACGACCGCACCTATAATTCGGCAGGTGAGTATACCGATGACAATGGCAATATCCAGTATTATGAGAATGAAGTGGATAATTACAAACAAGACCATTTTCAGTTGCATTGGTTCGAAACCTGGAATTCTGCTTGGAACACCCATTTGGCCGTTCATTATACCCGGGGACGGGGCTTCTTTGAGCAATACCGAGAGGACGATGATTTTGCCACTTATGGTTTGGAGCCCCTTACCGTGAATGGGGAACTGGTGGAAACCACAGATTTGATTCGTCGTCGATGGTTGGACAATGATTTTTATGGAACCATTTTTTCGGCCACCTACAACAACGAAAACCTGGAACTTATCATGGGAGGCGGTTACAATGAATATAAGGGTGACCACTTTGGGGAGATTATCTGGGCCGAGTTTGCCAGCAATAGCGAAATACGCGACAGGTATTATGATGACAACTCCACCAAAACGGATTTCAACATCTACACCAAGGCCAATTATAGATTAACGGATAAATGGTCCTTGTTTGGCGACCTGCAGTATCGAGGGGTTACCTATCAGGCGAATGGTGAGGATACCGGACTGGTGGATGACACGTTCAATTTTTTTAACCCCAAAGCGGGAATCACCTTTGATCTCAACCGAAACAACAACTTTTACTTTTCGTATGCCAGGGCCAACCGGGAGCCTAACCGCAATGATTATGAAAATGGAAGTCCAAAGCCCGAAAAGCTGAACGATTTTGAGTTGGGGTGGAGGTATGTTTCCCCAAGTTTTCAGTTGAACACCAACGTGTACTACATGCGCTATAAAGACCAGTTGGTGCTAACGGGTGAATTGAACGATGTTGGAGCTCCGCTGCGGTCCAACGTGGGTGACAGCTATAGGTTAGGCCTGGAAATCGATGCCAACGTTCGCTTATCCAGAACCTTTCAATGGAGGCCGAATATTGCCTTGAGTGATAATCGCAATATCGATTTCTTTTTTGAACGTGACGGGGAGCTTCAAAATTTGGGAAATACCCGTATTGCCTACTCACCGCGTTTGATTGCAGGGAATATCCTTTCCTATCAGCCCAATGCGAATCTTCAAGTATCATTGTTGTCAAAATTTGTGGGAAAACAGTACATGGGCAATATCGATTCCGAGAATTCCGTCTTGGATAGCTATACCCAAACCGATTTCAATCTCCAGTACACCATCAACATGAATTCGTTTGTGAAGAGTATTGAGCTTTCTGGATTGGTCAACAATATTTTTGATGCGGATATCGTATCCAACGGATATTTCTTCACTTTTAATGATGATTTTTCCAATCCCGGAACGGTTACCACTGTTGAAGGGGCAGGATACTATCCACAGGCAGGCATCAATTTCCTAGTGGGTGCGACTATCAATTTTTAA
- the aat gene encoding leucyl/phenylalanyl-tRNA--protein transferase, producing MHVENTPLYFLNKRLEFPPVDRASEDGLLAVGGDLSPERLLLAYKNGIFPWFNDDSLILWWAPDPRMVLFPKKVKVSKSMRKVIRDGQFTLTQNTCFEKVMDHCAKVLRKGQDGTWITPEMKTAYMNLHQKGHTRSYEVWEDGELVGGLYGVDLGHVFCGESMFSLRPNASKFAFIQMARELDKNGYLAIDCQVYTPHLESLGAELVPRAEFVKILQGELRTRQ from the coding sequence ATGCACGTGGAAAACACGCCCCTATACTTTTTGAACAAAAGGTTGGAGTTTCCCCCGGTGGATCGGGCCAGTGAGGATGGCCTGCTAGCGGTAGGTGGAGACCTCTCCCCAGAACGGTTGTTGTTGGCCTATAAAAATGGAATTTTTCCTTGGTTCAACGATGATTCCTTGATTTTATGGTGGGCCCCCGACCCCCGTATGGTTCTTTTTCCTAAGAAGGTGAAAGTATCCAAAAGCATGCGAAAGGTGATTCGTGACGGCCAATTTACCTTGACCCAAAATACTTGTTTTGAAAAAGTAATGGACCATTGCGCCAAGGTTCTACGAAAGGGTCAGGACGGAACCTGGATTACCCCCGAAATGAAAACGGCCTATATGAATCTGCACCAAAAAGGCCATACACGCTCTTATGAAGTCTGGGAGGACGGTGAGCTGGTGGGCGGACTCTACGGGGTTGACCTTGGACACGTATTTTGCGGGGAAAGCATGTTCAGTTTACGGCCCAATGCGTCTAAATTTGCGTTCATCCAAATGGCCCGGGAACTGGATAAGAACGGATACTTGGCCATCGATTGTCAAGTGTATACCCCCCATTTGGAGAGTTTGGGTGCAGAATTGGTCCCACGAGCGGAATTCGTAAAAATTTTACAGGGAGAACTGCGCACTCGTCAATAA
- the greA gene encoding transcription elongation factor GreA, with the protein MSKVSYYTPEGLKKLRDELNYLKDVERPKASQAIAEARDKGDLSENAEYDAAKEAQGLLEMKISKMEETLANARLIDESQLDTSKILVLSTVKLKNQNNGMEMKYTLVAESEADLKKGKISVTSPIGKGLLGKKVGDVAEIKVPNGTLKFEILEITRE; encoded by the coding sequence ATGAGCAAAGTTTCATATTATACGCCCGAAGGACTGAAAAAATTGAGGGACGAGCTAAACTACCTGAAGGATGTGGAGCGCCCCAAAGCGTCACAAGCTATTGCAGAGGCAAGGGACAAGGGAGACCTATCCGAAAATGCGGAATACGATGCGGCCAAAGAAGCACAGGGATTGTTGGAGATGAAAATTTCCAAGATGGAAGAAACCTTGGCCAACGCTCGTTTAATCGATGAATCCCAATTGGATACCTCTAAAATATTGGTGCTATCTACCGTGAAGCTCAAGAACCAGAACAATGGTATGGAAATGAAGTACACCTTGGTGGCGGAGAGCGAAGCAGACCTGAAGAAAGGAAAAATTTCCGTAACCTCTCCGATTGGAAAGGGGCTGTTGGGCAAAAAGGTGGGCGATGTGGCCGAGATCAAAGTACCCAACGGAACCTTGAAGTTTGAAATTTTGGAGATCACAAGAGAGTAA
- a CDS encoding ATP-binding cassette domain-containing protein, with product MAKQILTSWQRLVNLLKLDRKDVLQVFYYAIFSGLVGLSLPLGIQAIINLIQGAQVSTSWIILVILVTLGVAFSGVLQLMQIRIIENIQQKIFTRSSFEFTYRFPKIKMSELRNYYPPELANRFFDTLNIQKGVSKLLIDFPTALLQIVFGLLLLSLYHPFFIVYGVLLLGLIYVVFKYTISRGLETSLAESKQKYKVAHWIQEVARSIVSFKLSGKTSHALQKNDYLVSGYLEARESHFRILVLQFIQMIGFKILVTAGLLIIGGLLVLNQEMNIGQFVAAEIIILLVISSVEKLIVGLESFYDVLTALEKLGQVVDKEVETDQKDLELFEQEDFKMDLENIVYNVPKTDINILSGLSMSIEKKDRILITGANGSGKSTLLHLISGLIEPTRGSIYVNGVRLKSENLNHFRSKIGQSLKLETPFEGTLKENITFGNPEITKEDILWVLDVTGLSKVVKDMEDGIDTVIFPEGKQISYTVAKKIVLARSLVKRPKLLVLRDPLDQFDEDETTRIMDFLTDPAQPWSLVVVSDDKKWVNKCGRILTIENGTIKQ from the coding sequence ATGGCAAAACAAATACTTACTTCTTGGCAGCGACTCGTCAACTTGTTAAAATTGGACAGAAAAGATGTACTTCAGGTCTTTTACTACGCTATTTTTTCAGGTTTGGTGGGTCTATCACTTCCATTGGGTATTCAGGCTATTATCAACCTGATTCAAGGCGCACAGGTAAGTACCTCATGGATTATACTTGTAATCTTGGTCACCTTGGGGGTTGCCTTTTCGGGTGTCTTACAGTTGATGCAAATACGCATCATTGAAAATATCCAGCAAAAGATATTTACGCGGAGTTCGTTTGAATTTACGTATCGATTCCCCAAAATAAAGATGTCCGAGCTTCGGAATTACTATCCCCCGGAATTGGCCAACCGCTTTTTTGATACGCTCAACATACAAAAAGGGGTGTCCAAACTTTTGATCGATTTTCCAACGGCACTCCTGCAGATTGTTTTTGGACTGCTTTTATTGTCCTTGTATCACCCTTTCTTTATTGTTTATGGTGTGTTGCTTTTGGGATTGATATATGTGGTTTTTAAGTATACCATATCAAGGGGGCTGGAGACGAGCCTTGCGGAATCCAAACAAAAATATAAGGTCGCCCATTGGATCCAGGAAGTGGCCAGAAGCATTGTTAGTTTCAAGCTTTCCGGTAAAACCAGCCATGCACTTCAAAAGAACGACTATTTGGTAAGTGGCTATTTAGAGGCACGGGAAAGCCACTTCCGCATTTTGGTGCTGCAGTTTATTCAGATGATTGGATTTAAAATCTTGGTCACCGCTGGCTTGCTGATCATAGGAGGGCTCTTGGTACTGAACCAAGAGATGAACATTGGGCAGTTTGTCGCCGCAGAGATCATTATTTTATTGGTGATCAGTTCGGTGGAAAAACTTATTGTTGGATTGGAATCCTTTTACGACGTGCTTACTGCATTGGAAAAGTTGGGCCAAGTGGTGGACAAAGAAGTAGAAACAGATCAGAAGGATTTGGAACTTTTTGAACAAGAAGATTTTAAAATGGACTTGGAGAATATTGTTTACAATGTTCCAAAAACCGATATCAATATACTCAGCGGACTTTCGATGAGTATTGAGAAAAAAGATCGGATATTGATCACAGGGGCCAATGGATCCGGAAAATCCACCTTGCTGCACCTTATTTCTGGACTTATTGAACCCACTAGGGGAAGCATCTATGTAAACGGTGTACGCTTGAAATCCGAAAATTTGAACCACTTTAGGTCCAAAATAGGACAATCCTTAAAATTGGAGACCCCCTTTGAGGGCACTCTTAAGGAAAATATCACATTCGGCAACCCTGAAATTACGAAGGAAGACATACTTTGGGTGCTGGATGTTACGGGACTCAGCAAAGTGGTCAAGGATATGGAAGATGGTATTGATACGGTTATTTTTCCCGAAGGAAAGCAAATTTCATATACCGTGGCCAAAAAGATCGTGCTTGCAAGAAGCTTGGTAAAAAGACCTAAACTCTTGGTGCTACGTGATCCGTTAGATCAGTTTGACGAAGATGAGACCACGCGTATCATGGACTTTTTAACCGACCCGGCCCAGCCATGGAGTCTGGTCGTGGTAAGCGATGATAAAAAATGGGTAAACAAATGTGGTCGTATCCTGACCATTGAAAATGGAACAATTAAGCAATAA
- a CDS encoding DUF2490 domain-containing protein, protein MYFTRWFFGLLLLLSLVSVRAQENLTAYWQPQVAVNYKVSGSYSHNFSLANRNYIFDDEVATLRVRQLDLAHFSNLKIQGNQSVALGIQYRFRNTFEDRENELRLTQQYNITHKPLAIRYGHRLRAEQRITNSLTTHRFRYRFAVDFPLQGEKLDPGEPYFVGSLESLLSVAKQNLPEYDTRLSGQIGWELNGGLKFQMGVEYRIEDFTASQPQNVLFLLTSAQFSL, encoded by the coding sequence ATGTACTTTACTAGGTGGTTTTTTGGGCTGCTGCTATTGTTGTCTTTGGTCAGCGTTCGGGCCCAAGAAAACCTTACAGCCTATTGGCAGCCACAAGTGGCCGTCAATTACAAGGTTTCCGGGTCCTATTCGCACAATTTTTCATTGGCCAACCGAAATTACATTTTTGACGATGAAGTGGCGACCTTGCGGGTGAGGCAATTGGATCTTGCGCATTTTTCCAACCTTAAGATTCAGGGGAACCAAAGTGTGGCCCTTGGTATCCAATACCGTTTCCGAAATACCTTTGAGGATAGGGAAAACGAACTGCGGCTCACCCAACAATACAACATTACCCACAAACCTCTCGCTATCCGCTACGGACACCGGCTTAGGGCAGAGCAGCGAATTACCAACTCCTTGACCACACATCGGTTCCGATATCGCTTTGCCGTGGATTTTCCATTACAGGGCGAAAAATTGGACCCTGGGGAACCCTACTTTGTGGGCAGCCTGGAAAGCCTATTGAGCGTGGCGAAGCAAAACCTCCCTGAGTACGATACCCGATTATCGGGACAGATAGGCTGGGAACTTAACGGTGGCCTTAAGTTCCAAATGGGTGTAGAATATCGGATAGAGGATTTTACGGCCAGTCAACCACAAAATGTGCTTTTTTTATTGACGAGTGCGCAGTTCTCCCTGTAA
- a CDS encoding TetR/AcrR family transcriptional regulator, whose product MDLLMQSLKIGVNEKLYIKDPESSTLGKNIIEHSILMIDELGFDSFTFKKLGVKINSNESSIYRYFENKHKLLLYLATWYWGWVEYRMVFATNGIDDPVKKLEKAVEVLTQNVEEDSTISHVNEVVLNRIIINEYSKSYLVKEVNQEDKDSFFIVCKRLVNRLSDMISAVDQKYPYPISLASNVMEGSLHQYFLKEHFPTLTNCNSTISPTEFFTDLIFRTLNKK is encoded by the coding sequence ATGGATTTATTGATGCAGTCCCTGAAGATCGGGGTTAACGAAAAACTTTACATTAAAGACCCCGAGTCCTCCACTTTGGGAAAGAATATTATTGAGCACAGTATCCTGATGATCGATGAACTTGGCTTTGACAGTTTTACGTTCAAGAAGTTGGGCGTAAAGATCAACTCCAACGAAAGCTCCATTTACCGATATTTTGAGAATAAACACAAACTTTTGCTGTATTTGGCCACTTGGTACTGGGGCTGGGTAGAGTATCGTATGGTATTTGCCACCAATGGTATAGATGATCCCGTCAAAAAGCTGGAGAAAGCCGTGGAGGTTTTGACCCAGAATGTGGAGGAGGACAGTACCATTTCGCATGTGAATGAAGTAGTGTTGAACCGGATAATCATCAACGAGTACTCAAAATCCTATTTGGTGAAGGAGGTCAATCAAGAGGATAAGGATAGTTTTTTTATCGTTTGTAAACGATTGGTCAACCGATTGAGCGATATGATCTCTGCTGTGGACCAAAAGTACCCCTATCCCATAAGTTTGGCAAGCAACGTCATGGAAGGGTCGCTCCACCAGTATTTTTTAAAGGAGCATTTCCCCACGCTTACCAATTGCAACAGCACCATTTCACCAACCGAGTTTTTTACAGACCTCATTTTCCGTACTTTAAATAAAAAATAG
- a CDS encoding HlyD family efflux transporter periplasmic adaptor subunit, producing MLNISKSVLNRKVDLSHFRAVQRVSHRRHYKHFNRFLVVFTVILVIILFLPWTQNVSGKGFLTTLTPDQRPQTIQSPIPGRIEKWFVREGDFVEKGDTILHISEIKNEYFDPNLVERTGQQIRAKEMSVTSYQEKVKALDAQIAALTTERALKLEQARNKLLQANLKVESDSIDFEAAKTNIMIAQRQFDRTTQLESEGLKAVTDVEEKRLKLQETQAKLISQENKLLASKNEVLNAQVEITRVEAEYADKISKARSEKFTAQSNQFDSEAQVTKLENEFTNYSIRNDLYYIRAPQTGFINKAIQGGIGETFKEGDRLVGIMPAKYDMAVETFVEPIDLPLIHLGEKVRIQFDGWPVIIFSGWPNVSYGTYGGVVVAIETFISDNGKYRVLLAPDPEDHPWPKDLRVGSGANTIALLEDVPIWFELWRQLNGFPPNYYQPENKSANAAKK from the coding sequence ATGTTGAATATTTCTAAATCAGTTTTAAATAGAAAGGTAGACCTTTCCCACTTCAGGGCAGTCCAAAGGGTATCCCACCGAAGACATTACAAGCATTTCAATCGGTTCCTTGTGGTGTTCACCGTTATTCTTGTTATCATTTTATTCCTGCCTTGGACCCAGAACGTATCCGGCAAAGGTTTTTTGACCACCTTAACGCCCGACCAACGCCCACAGACCATTCAATCCCCAATACCAGGTCGGATTGAGAAATGGTTTGTTCGCGAAGGGGATTTTGTGGAGAAGGGCGATACGATTTTGCATATTTCTGAAATCAAGAACGAGTATTTCGACCCCAATTTGGTGGAACGGACAGGGCAGCAGATCAGGGCCAAAGAAATGTCCGTTACCTCTTATCAAGAAAAAGTAAAGGCCCTTGATGCCCAAATAGCGGCTTTGACCACCGAAAGGGCCTTGAAATTGGAACAAGCGCGGAACAAATTGTTACAGGCCAATTTGAAAGTGGAGAGCGATAGCATCGATTTTGAAGCGGCCAAAACAAACATTATGATTGCCCAAAGGCAGTTTGATCGTACCACTCAATTGGAATCCGAGGGACTTAAGGCAGTGACCGATGTGGAGGAGAAACGCCTTAAGCTGCAAGAGACACAGGCTAAATTGATTTCGCAGGAAAACAAACTATTGGCCAGTAAAAACGAGGTGTTGAACGCCCAAGTGGAAATTACCAGGGTAGAAGCGGAGTATGCCGACAAAATATCCAAGGCACGAAGTGAGAAGTTCACCGCCCAATCCAATCAGTTCGACTCAGAGGCCCAAGTGACCAAGCTGGAGAACGAATTCACCAACTATTCCATTCGGAATGACTTGTACTACATTAGGGCGCCCCAAACCGGATTTATAAATAAGGCTATTCAAGGCGGTATAGGGGAAACCTTCAAGGAAGGCGACCGATTGGTAGGTATTATGCCGGCAAAGTACGATATGGCGGTAGAAACCTTTGTGGAGCCGATTGATTTGCCTTTGATACACCTTGGGGAAAAAGTACGGATACAGTTTGATGGTTGGCCCGTGATTATTTTCAGCGGATGGCCCAATGTGTCCTATGGAACCTACGGTGGGGTAGTCGTCGCGATTGAGACCTTTATTAGCGATAATGGGAAATATAGGGTTTTGTTGGCTCCAGACCCGGAGGACCATCCCTGGCCTAAAGACCTTAGAGTAGGGTCGGGTGCCAATACCATTGCCCTATTGGAGGATGTCCCCA
- a CDS encoding HIT family protein produces MASIFTKIINGDIPSYKIAEDEYNFAFLDINPNAKGHTLCVPKKEVDKMMDLDEESYMRLMAFSRNVGMALEKAVPCKRVGMSVIGLEVPHVHVHLIPLQSMANATFQHKEKLSEEEFEAVAEAIRSKL; encoded by the coding sequence ATGGCCAGTATATTCACAAAAATCATCAATGGAGACATTCCAAGTTACAAAATAGCTGAGGACGAGTACAATTTTGCTTTTCTGGACATCAACCCCAATGCCAAGGGACATACCTTGTGCGTTCCCAAAAAAGAGGTGGATAAGATGATGGACCTGGATGAGGAATCGTACATGCGATTGATGGCCTTTTCACGAAATGTGGGGATGGCCTTGGAGAAAGCAGTGCCCTGTAAGCGGGTGGGCATGTCCGTAATAGGCCTGGAAGTGCCCCATGTGCACGTTCATTTGATTCCACTTCAAAGCATGGCCAATGCCACTTTTCAACACAAAGAGAAACTTAGCGAAGAAGAATTTGAAGCCGTGGCGGAAGCTATCCGGTCCAAACTTTAA
- a CDS encoding DUF3127 domain-containing protein, translated as MEVQGRIKMIDETKTYGNNGFRKREVVVTTEEQYPQHILVEFVQDKCDLLNNYSVGQMVKISINLRGREWVNPQGETKYFNSIQGWRIENLQPEQSGADNMPPVPPMEAFEPADDYNEEDHDDLPF; from the coding sequence ATGGAAGTTCAGGGAAGAATCAAAATGATAGACGAAACCAAGACCTACGGTAACAACGGTTTCCGAAAAAGAGAAGTGGTCGTTACCACAGAGGAACAATATCCACAACACATTTTGGTGGAGTTTGTGCAGGATAAATGCGATTTACTGAATAATTACAGTGTTGGACAAATGGTAAAGATCAGCATCAACCTAAGGGGCAGGGAATGGGTAAACCCACAGGGCGAAACCAAGTATTTCAACTCCATCCAAGGTTGGCGCATCGAGAACCTTCAGCCCGAACAGTCCGGTGCCGACAATATGCCACCTGTTCCTCCCATGGAGGCCTTTGAGCCTGCGGACGATTATAACGAAGAAGATCACGACGATTTGCCTTTTTAA
- a CDS encoding DNA-3-methyladenine glycosylase I, producing MDKHRCGWCLGDPLYEAYHDTEWGVPVRDDDTLFEFLILETFQAGLSWITVLRKRENFRKAFDRFNYRKIAAYDQKKVDSLLQDPGIIRNKLKVNATISNAKAFMEIQKEFGSFNTYIWDFVDGEPIKNQWKNYKDAPATTTVSDAISKDLKKRGFKFVGSTVIYAHMQATGMVNDHEVNCFRYHEV from the coding sequence ATGGACAAACATCGGTGTGGTTGGTGCCTTGGCGACCCCTTGTACGAAGCTTATCACGATACGGAATGGGGCGTTCCCGTGCGGGATGATGATACACTCTTTGAATTTTTGATATTGGAGACCTTTCAAGCCGGATTGAGCTGGATTACCGTATTGCGCAAACGAGAAAATTTTAGGAAAGCCTTCGACCGGTTCAATTACCGAAAAATTGCTGCCTACGACCAAAAAAAGGTCGATTCCCTGCTACAGGATCCCGGCATCATCAGAAATAAATTAAAAGTGAACGCTACCATATCCAACGCCAAAGCTTTTATGGAAATCCAAAAAGAATTTGGTAGCTTCAATACCTACATTTGGGATTTTGTGGATGGTGAGCCCATCAAAAACCAATGGAAAAATTACAAGGATGCCCCTGCGACCACCACTGTTTCCGATGCCATTAGCAAAGATTTAAAGAAAAGAGGCTTCAAGTTTGTTGGTAGTACCGTAATTTACGCCCACATGCAGGCCACCGGTATGGTCAACGACCACGAAGTAAACTGTTTTAGATACCATGAAGTTTAA
- a CDS encoding HAMP domain-containing sensor histidine kinase: MNFSSKRKTSNLILLISAFVIVSLILWNTNSFFKKFKEEERLKMEIWATAQLELVQSSVDQELGNLTLKVLGNNTSTPMILVNEEGSYKTHNIPEDKIGDSVYIRKKIAQFRNENEPIQIIQEDELLETLYYGNSEVLNKLKYYPLALLLIIFLFGAVIFFFFRTNKASEQNKLWAGMAKETAHQIGTPLTSLLGWNELLKSEAINPEVTREIAKDISRLETITERFSKIGSVPELRKHDIVSETKKAYDYLKQRSSKLVHFSFSSNVEEAAVLMNPPLYNWSIENLVKNGIDAMKGKGNIAIQIEKKGQNINILVSDTGHGIPKSDFQNIFNPGVTSKQRGWGLGLSLVKRIVEEYHKGKIKVFSSSKEGTIMQISLKALEN; this comes from the coding sequence ATGAACTTTAGCTCAAAACGGAAAACTTCCAACCTTATCCTCTTGATCTCGGCATTCGTTATTGTGAGCCTTATTTTATGGAACACCAACAGTTTTTTCAAAAAATTTAAGGAGGAAGAGCGACTCAAAATGGAAATATGGGCCACGGCCCAGTTGGAGCTGGTGCAATCTTCGGTGGACCAAGAGCTGGGAAACCTTACCCTAAAAGTTTTAGGAAACAACACCTCAACTCCCATGATTTTGGTGAACGAAGAGGGCTCCTATAAAACCCACAACATTCCGGAGGACAAAATCGGTGACAGTGTCTACATCCGAAAAAAAATCGCCCAATTCAGGAACGAGAACGAACCTATACAGATCATACAGGAAGATGAACTCTTGGAAACCCTGTATTATGGCAACTCCGAGGTGCTGAACAAATTAAAGTATTATCCACTGGCCCTATTATTGATCATTTTTCTATTTGGTGCGGTCATTTTCTTTTTCTTCCGGACCAACAAGGCATCGGAACAGAACAAACTATGGGCGGGAATGGCCAAGGAAACCGCGCACCAGATCGGAACGCCCCTAACTTCTTTATTGGGCTGGAACGAACTGTTGAAATCTGAGGCCATCAACCCAGAGGTAACCCGTGAAATCGCAAAGGACATCAGCCGACTGGAAACCATTACCGAGCGTTTTTCCAAAATAGGTTCCGTGCCCGAACTGCGAAAACACGATATTGTTTCAGAAACCAAAAAGGCCTACGACTACCTCAAGCAGCGCAGTTCCAAATTGGTGCATTTTTCCTTCAGCTCCAATGTAGAGGAAGCCGCGGTGCTAATGAACCCTCCTTTGTACAATTGGAGTATAGAAAACTTGGTAAAAAACGGCATCGATGCCATGAAGGGAAAGGGCAATATCGCCATCCAAATTGAAAAAAAGGGCCAAAACATCAACATATTGGTCTCCGATACCGGACACGGCATCCCAAAAAGCGATTTCCAGAACATTTTCAATCCTGGGGTCACTTCCAAGCAAAGAGGCTGGGGTTTAGGGCTTTCGTTGGTAAAAAGAATCGTGGAAGAGTACCATAAAGGAAAAATTAAAGTATTTTCGTCAAGCAAGGAAGGAACCATCATGCAAATTTCCCTGAAAGCACTAGAAAATTGA